Proteins co-encoded in one Dyella japonica A8 genomic window:
- the tpiA gene encoding triose-phosphate isomerase, whose amino-acid sequence MRKKLVAGNWKMHGSRSMATALVGDIAAALPPDIDVVVIPPFPYLGELATQHAGSGLGFGGQDVSEHQGQGAYTGEVSAAMLADVGAQWVLVGHSERRQYHHETSELVARKFAAARAGGLTPILCVGETLAERENGLTEAVVARQLKAVIELDGIASFDTAVIAYEPVWAIGTGHTATPEQAQHVHAFIRSQLEKEDAMIARLTRLLYGGSVKAANAADLFAQPDVDGGLIGGASLASADFLGICAAAY is encoded by the coding sequence ATGCGCAAGAAACTCGTCGCCGGCAACTGGAAGATGCATGGTAGCCGCAGCATGGCGACCGCCCTGGTCGGTGACATCGCCGCGGCCCTGCCTCCCGATATCGACGTGGTGGTGATCCCGCCGTTCCCGTACCTGGGCGAGTTGGCGACGCAGCATGCGGGTTCCGGCCTCGGCTTCGGTGGCCAGGATGTGAGCGAGCACCAGGGGCAGGGCGCCTATACGGGCGAAGTGTCCGCGGCGATGCTGGCCGACGTGGGCGCGCAATGGGTGCTGGTCGGGCACTCCGAGCGTCGCCAGTATCACCACGAAACCAGCGAACTGGTGGCGCGCAAGTTTGCAGCCGCGCGCGCCGGTGGCCTCACCCCGATTCTCTGCGTGGGTGAAACGCTGGCCGAGCGCGAAAACGGGCTTACCGAAGCCGTCGTCGCGCGCCAGCTCAAGGCGGTGATCGAGCTGGACGGCATCGCCAGCTTCGATACGGCCGTGATCGCCTACGAGCCCGTCTGGGCCATTGGCACTGGCCATACCGCCACGCCGGAGCAGGCCCAGCATGTTCATGCGTTCATCCGTAGCCAACTGGAAAAAGAAGATGCTATGATTGCCCGTCTGACCCGACTGCTTTACGGCGGAAGTGTCAAAGCGGCGAATGCTGCGGACTTGTTCGCGCAGCCGGACGTAGATGGTGGGTTGATCGGGGGCGCCTCGCTGGCATCGGCCGATTTTCTCGGGATCTGCGCGGCGGCCTACTGA
- a CDS encoding isopenicillin N synthase family dioxygenase, with product MKKVPTLDIRRYDTDRAAFVAELGNAYREYGFCCISGHGIPRELIDGAYESFQQFFALPAETKMKYNVPGSGGARGYTPYKVETAKDSKYADLKEFWHIGREIARDSKFADVMPPNIWPSEIKDFQKNGYGLFEALDQLGSRVLRALALHIDLPEHFFDDKIDQGNSILRPIHYPPITEDNVPNVRAGAHEDINFITLLVGASAEGLEVLTREGEWLPITTEGDAIVVNIGDMLQRLTNHVYPSTSHRVVNPQNENSRKPRYSVPYFLHPNPDVVLDPLPQTVTADNPSRYDTSITSHEYLLERLREIKLI from the coding sequence ATGAAGAAAGTTCCAACCCTCGACATCCGTCGTTACGACACGGACCGTGCCGCGTTCGTCGCCGAGCTGGGCAACGCGTACCGTGAATACGGCTTCTGCTGCATCAGCGGGCACGGCATTCCGCGCGAGCTGATCGACGGCGCCTACGAGTCGTTCCAGCAGTTCTTCGCACTGCCCGCCGAAACGAAGATGAAGTACAACGTGCCGGGTAGTGGCGGCGCGCGCGGCTACACGCCGTACAAGGTGGAAACGGCGAAGGACAGCAAGTACGCAGACCTCAAGGAGTTCTGGCACATCGGCCGCGAGATCGCGCGCGACTCGAAGTTCGCCGACGTGATGCCGCCCAACATCTGGCCGTCGGAGATCAAGGATTTCCAGAAGAACGGCTACGGCCTGTTCGAGGCGCTGGACCAGCTAGGTTCGCGCGTGCTGCGCGCGCTGGCATTGCACATCGACCTGCCCGAGCATTTCTTCGACGACAAGATCGACCAGGGCAACTCCATTCTGCGCCCGATCCATTACCCGCCCATCACCGAAGACAACGTCCCCAACGTGCGCGCAGGCGCCCACGAGGACATCAACTTCATCACGCTGCTGGTGGGGGCCAGCGCGGAAGGCCTGGAAGTGCTGACGCGCGAGGGCGAGTGGCTGCCGATCACCACCGAGGGCGATGCCATCGTGGTCAACATCGGCGACATGCTGCAGCGCCTGACCAACCACGTGTACCCGTCCACTTCGCACCGCGTGGTGAATCCGCAGAACGAGAACTCGCGCAAGCCGCGTTACTCGGTGCCGTACTTCCTGCATCCGAACCCGGATGTGGTGCTGGATCCGCTGCCGCAGACGGTGACGGCGGACAATCCGAGTCGCTACGACACCAGCATCACGTCGCACGAGTATCTGCTTGAGCGTTTGCGTGAGATCAAGCTGATCTGA
- the glmM gene encoding phosphoglucosamine mutase, with protein sequence MTQRKYFGTDGIRGLVGQWPISADFMLRLGRAIGVVLVRTGRARPKVLIGKDTRVSGYMFESALEAGLVAAGADVALLGPMPTPGVAFLTRSLRADAGIVISASHNPHHDNGIKFFSANGEKLSDDVEQAIEEELELEFTTVPSEQLGKATRIADAVTRYAEFCKSTVSEDFSLRGLRMVVDCANGATYQVAPKVFTELGAVVTTIGDRPDGFNINRDVGSTHPQALARAVVEQGADIGIAFDGDGDRVQLVDRHGKPADGDDILFVLANAWHAQGLLLGPVVGTLMSNYGLQLALAQHDVKLIRANVGDRYVLQQLKAHGGNLGGETSGHILCLDRATTGDGIVSALAVLEALAYAGTDLAEARQGLRKMPQIMINVRADGAREALHSEPVREALAETERTLSGRGRVVLRASGTEPLVRVTVEAADEAEVRQLAEKLAGVVKSTAERS encoded by the coding sequence ATGACGCAACGGAAGTATTTTGGAACTGACGGCATCCGCGGCCTGGTGGGCCAGTGGCCGATCAGTGCGGATTTCATGCTGCGACTGGGCCGCGCCATTGGCGTGGTGCTGGTGCGCACCGGCCGTGCCAGGCCGAAGGTGCTGATCGGCAAGGACACGCGCGTGTCCGGCTACATGTTCGAATCGGCGCTTGAGGCCGGGCTGGTGGCCGCCGGGGCGGACGTGGCGCTGCTCGGGCCGATGCCCACGCCGGGCGTCGCCTTCCTGACGCGCTCGCTGCGCGCCGATGCAGGCATCGTGATCAGTGCGTCGCACAATCCGCATCACGACAACGGCATCAAGTTCTTCTCGGCCAACGGCGAGAAGCTCTCCGACGATGTGGAGCAGGCCATCGAGGAGGAACTGGAGCTGGAGTTCACCACGGTTCCGTCCGAACAGCTCGGCAAGGCCACCCGCATCGCGGATGCGGTGACGCGCTACGCGGAGTTCTGCAAGTCGACGGTGTCCGAGGATTTCAGCCTGCGCGGACTCCGGATGGTGGTGGATTGCGCCAACGGCGCGACCTATCAAGTCGCACCCAAGGTGTTCACCGAACTCGGCGCGGTGGTGACCACCATCGGCGACAGGCCCGACGGCTTCAACATCAACCGCGACGTGGGCTCCACCCACCCGCAGGCGCTGGCGCGTGCAGTGGTGGAGCAGGGCGCGGACATCGGCATTGCCTTCGATGGCGACGGCGACCGCGTCCAACTGGTCGACCGCCACGGCAAGCCGGCGGACGGCGACGACATTCTTTTCGTGCTGGCCAACGCATGGCATGCACAGGGACTGCTGCTGGGCCCGGTGGTCGGCACGCTGATGAGCAACTACGGCTTGCAACTGGCGCTGGCCCAGCACGATGTGAAGCTGATCCGCGCCAATGTAGGCGACCGCTACGTGCTGCAGCAGCTCAAGGCGCATGGCGGCAACCTGGGCGGCGAAACGTCCGGTCACATCCTGTGCCTGGATCGCGCCACCACCGGTGACGGCATCGTCTCCGCGCTGGCCGTGCTTGAGGCACTGGCCTATGCCGGCACCGACCTGGCCGAAGCGCGGCAAGGCTTGCGCAAGATGCCCCAGATCATGATCAACGTGCGTGCCGATGGCGCCCGCGAGGCCCTGCACAGCGAGCCGGTGCGTGAGGCGCTGGCCGAAACCGAGCGCACCTTGTCCGGTCGCGGCCGAGTGGTGCTGCGTGCCTCCGGTACTGAGCCCCTGGTCCGCGTGACGGTGGAAGCGGCCGATGAGGCGGAAGTCCGACAGTTGGCCGAAAAGCTGGCCGGTGTCGTAAAATCCACCGCAGAACGTTCGTGA
- the secG gene encoding preprotein translocase subunit SecG: protein MFVIFSVFYILIAAAMIVLILMQRGAGADAGSGFGGGASATVFGARGSASFLTRTTAVLAALFFALSLGMGIYLGHNGKAQSDTGSDLGVMSGLANKPAATQNAQPAAPANAEIPQATKPAQGDVPAATAPAKPSGDVPAATEPAKKN from the coding sequence ATGTTCGTCATCTTCAGCGTCTTCTACATTCTGATCGCCGCGGCGATGATCGTGCTGATCCTGATGCAGCGCGGCGCCGGTGCGGACGCGGGCTCCGGTTTCGGCGGCGGCGCATCCGCCACCGTGTTCGGTGCGCGTGGCTCGGCAAGCTTCCTCACCCGCACCACTGCGGTGCTCGCTGCGCTGTTCTTCGCGTTGAGCCTTGGCATGGGTATCTACCTGGGCCACAACGGCAAGGCGCAGAGCGACACCGGCAGTGATCTGGGCGTGATGTCGGGTCTTGCCAACAAGCCGGCGGCAACGCAGAATGCGCAGCCCGCCGCCCCGGCCAACGCGGAAATCCCGCAGGCCACGAAGCCGGCGCAGGGCGATGTCCCCGCTGCCACGGCTCCGGCCAAGCCCTCGGGTGACGTGCCGGCCGCGACGGAACCGGCGAAGAAAAACTAA
- a CDS encoding SDR family NAD(P)-dependent oxidoreductase, producing MPPSRPLSLVTGASAGIGAAFARELAAQGHDLVLTARRVERLEALAQELRDQHQTTVTVLPADLAGPAAVPRLCEALDARGLRVDWLINNAGYGVPGTFDAAPWPVHEAFFRVLMIAPAELAWRLLPGMRERGYGRIVNVASLAGHAPGSAGHTLYAASKAYLIKFSQSLALENRQHGIHVCALCPGFTWSEFHDVTGTRQLMNKLPTFMWQSAEAVVREGYEATERGDVVHVTGRVNRFIKAMMKLLPDKFTLWLSAKESKRYRDLGALD from the coding sequence ATGCCACCCAGCCGCCCACTCAGCCTGGTCACCGGCGCCTCTGCCGGCATCGGCGCCGCCTTTGCCCGCGAGCTTGCCGCCCAGGGCCACGACCTGGTGCTGACCGCACGCCGGGTGGAGCGGCTTGAGGCGTTGGCGCAGGAACTGCGAGACCAGCACCAGACCACAGTGACTGTGCTCCCTGCCGATCTGGCCGGCCCCGCCGCGGTACCCCGCCTATGCGAGGCACTGGATGCACGTGGACTTAGGGTGGACTGGCTCATCAACAACGCCGGTTACGGCGTGCCGGGCACGTTCGACGCCGCGCCGTGGCCAGTCCACGAGGCCTTTTTCCGTGTGCTGATGATCGCGCCTGCTGAACTGGCCTGGCGCCTGCTGCCGGGCATGCGCGAGCGCGGCTACGGCCGCATCGTCAACGTGGCCTCGCTGGCGGGGCATGCACCCGGCTCGGCGGGGCATACGCTGTACGCGGCGAGCAAGGCCTATCTGATCAAGTTCTCCCAGTCCCTCGCGCTGGAGAACAGGCAGCACGGCATCCACGTCTGTGCGCTCTGCCCGGGCTTCACATGGTCGGAATTCCACGATGTCACCGGCACTCGCCAGCTGATGAACAAGCTGCCGACATTCATGTGGCAGAGCGCCGAGGCGGTGGTGCGGGAGGGTTATGAGGCCACCGAGCGCGGCGACGTGGTGCACGTGACCGGACGCGTGAACCGCTTCATCAAGGCGATGATGAAGCTGCTGCCAGACAAATTCACGCTGTGGCTGTCGGCGAAGGAGTCGAAGCGGTATCGGGATCTGGGTGCGCTGGATTGA
- the orn gene encoding oligoribonuclease has translation MSQANEDNLIWIDLEMTGLDTDNDSILEIATIVTDKDLRVLAEGPVFAIRHPLERLEAMDAWNRNQHRRSGLWDQVVASADDHLNAEQATLDFLKDWVPAGKSPMCGNSICQDRRFLHRQMPRLERYFHYRNLDVSTLKELARRWAPAIGKGFSKESAHTALSDIRDSIDELRYYRRFMGPLGGES, from the coding sequence ATGAGCCAAGCGAACGAAGACAACCTGATCTGGATCGATCTGGAAATGACCGGTCTCGACACGGACAACGACTCCATCCTCGAGATCGCCACCATTGTCACTGACAAGGATCTTCGCGTTCTGGCGGAAGGTCCGGTGTTCGCGATCCGGCACCCGCTGGAACGGCTGGAAGCCATGGATGCGTGGAACCGCAACCAGCATCGCCGCTCGGGCCTGTGGGACCAGGTGGTCGCCTCCGCTGACGACCATCTCAACGCGGAGCAGGCCACGCTCGATTTCCTCAAGGACTGGGTGCCGGCCGGCAAGTCGCCGATGTGCGGCAACTCCATCTGCCAGGACCGCCGCTTCCTGCATCGCCAGATGCCACGCCTCGAACGCTATTTCCATTACCGCAATCTCGACGTCTCCACGCTGAAGGAGCTCGCGCGCCGCTGGGCGCCGGCCATCGGCAAGGGCTTTTCCAAGGAGTCGGCGCATACGGCCTTGTCCGACATTCGCGACTCCATCGACGAGCTGCGCTATTACCGACGCTTCATGGGGCCGCTCGGCGGCGAGTCCTGA
- a CDS encoding DUF2461 domain-containing protein, whose protein sequence is MAKTYFSPATFRFLRSLDRNNNREWFHAHKAEYERDVRDPFLALITDLQAPLSKISKHYRADPRKNGGSLFRIHRDTRFSNDKQPYKPWQGARFFHERRHEIPAPSFYVHIQPGDCFAGGGMWHPESDALKKIREFLADNPEAWKRATRSKAFRDHFQFWGESLSRPPRGFDANHELIDDIKRKDFACGEGFDEKLACSTELLPWLADTYKRVAPMIDYLCASQELDF, encoded by the coding sequence ATGGCCAAGACCTATTTTTCGCCTGCCACCTTTCGTTTCCTGCGTTCGCTGGACCGCAACAACAATCGCGAGTGGTTCCACGCGCACAAGGCCGAGTACGAGCGTGACGTGCGTGATCCTTTCCTTGCGCTGATCACCGACCTGCAAGCGCCGTTGTCGAAAATCAGCAAGCATTACCGGGCCGACCCGCGCAAGAACGGTGGCTCGCTGTTCCGCATCCACCGCGACACGCGCTTTTCCAACGACAAGCAGCCCTACAAGCCGTGGCAGGGCGCGCGCTTTTTCCATGAGCGCCGCCATGAGATTCCGGCGCCGTCCTTCTATGTGCATATCCAGCCGGGCGATTGCTTCGCCGGTGGCGGCATGTGGCATCCGGAATCGGATGCGCTGAAGAAGATCCGCGAATTCCTTGCCGACAATCCCGAGGCATGGAAGCGTGCCACGCGCAGCAAGGCCTTTCGCGATCACTTCCAGTTCTGGGGCGAGTCGCTCAGTCGGCCGCCGCGTGGATTCGACGCGAACCACGAGCTGATCGACGACATCAAGCGCAAGGATTTCGCCTGCGGCGAAGGGTTCGACGAGAAGCTGGCCTGCTCCACTGAGCTATTGCCATGGCTGGCGGATACGTACAAGCGCGTGGCGCCGATGATTGATTATCTGTGTGCGTCGCAGGAACTGGATTTCTGA
- the sbcB gene encoding exodeoxyribonuclease I has translation MQTFFWHDYETFGADPWRDRPVQFAGIRTNMDLEVVGEPVMFFGKPPREMPPHPDACLITGITPQQAEREGCLEADFAARVHEQLAQPGTCGVGYNSLRFDDEIGRQLFYRNMFEPYGREWENGNSRWDLIDLVRMCQALRPEGIEWPRREDGSPSFKLEHLAAANHLRQERAHDALSDVYALIDLARLLRVRQPRLWDWYFNLRRKQRVFEMLDVVAMTPVVHVSSRYPASRHCLAVIAPLAAHPSRPAEIIVYDLAGDPSELLALDEDEIADRVFTARADLPEGVERIPLRTVRANRAPALAPLSTLKGVDLQRLQIDLDKIQAHRDMLASADGLAAKLRRVFQRAADLPPPSDPELALYGGFLPDADKRLLADIRATPPEQLGQRAFPFRDPRYPELLFRYRARNWPETLSLDEQARWLAFCRDRLTRPTPLTNLTLDEYFVRIAALRTDAAHQDKLGILDQLQAWGEMLSADIAPLTA, from the coding sequence ATGCAGACCTTCTTCTGGCACGACTACGAGACTTTCGGCGCCGACCCCTGGCGCGACCGCCCGGTCCAGTTCGCCGGCATCCGCACCAACATGGATCTAGAGGTCGTCGGCGAGCCCGTGATGTTTTTCGGCAAGCCCCCGCGCGAGATGCCGCCGCATCCCGACGCCTGCCTGATCACCGGCATCACCCCACAGCAAGCCGAGCGAGAGGGTTGCCTGGAGGCGGATTTCGCGGCCCGCGTGCACGAGCAGCTTGCCCAGCCGGGCACCTGCGGCGTGGGTTACAACTCGCTGCGGTTTGACGACGAAATAGGCCGTCAGCTGTTCTACAGAAACATGTTCGAGCCCTACGGACGCGAGTGGGAGAACGGCAACTCGCGCTGGGATCTGATCGACCTGGTGCGCATGTGCCAGGCGTTGCGCCCCGAAGGCATCGAGTGGCCCAGGCGCGAGGATGGCTCACCCAGCTTCAAGCTGGAGCACCTGGCCGCCGCCAATCACCTGCGGCAGGAGCGCGCACATGACGCCCTGTCCGATGTGTACGCACTGATCGACCTGGCGCGCCTGCTGCGGGTCCGCCAGCCCCGCCTGTGGGACTGGTATTTCAACCTGCGACGCAAGCAGCGCGTGTTCGAAATGCTCGACGTGGTCGCCATGACGCCGGTCGTGCATGTGTCCTCGCGCTATCCGGCCAGCCGGCATTGCCTGGCCGTGATCGCGCCACTCGCCGCGCATCCGAGCCGGCCGGCGGAGATCATCGTGTACGACCTCGCGGGGGATCCTTCCGAACTGCTGGCGCTGGACGAGGACGAGATCGCCGATCGCGTGTTTACGGCACGCGCCGACCTGCCCGAGGGCGTCGAGCGGATTCCGCTGCGTACCGTGCGCGCGAATCGCGCGCCCGCACTGGCGCCACTTTCAACGCTGAAAGGCGTGGATCTCCAGCGGCTGCAGATCGACCTCGACAAGATCCAGGCGCATCGCGACATGCTCGCTTCCGCCGATGGGCTGGCCGCCAAGTTGCGCCGGGTCTTCCAGCGTGCGGCGGACTTGCCGCCCCCGTCGGACCCGGAGCTCGCCCTTTATGGCGGGTTCCTGCCGGATGCGGACAAGCGCTTGCTCGCCGACATCCGTGCCACGCCACCGGAACAACTGGGGCAGCGCGCCTTTCCGTTCCGCGACCCGCGCTACCCGGAACTGCTGTTCCGCTACCGCGCGCGTAACTGGCCCGAAACGCTCAGCCTTGACGAACAGGCGCGCTGGCTGGCCTTCTGTCGCGATCGCCTGACCCGCCCCACGCCGTTGACCAATCTGACGCTCGACGAGTATTTCGTACGCATCGCAGCGCTGCGTACGGACGCCGCGCATCAGGACAAACTCGGCATCCTCGACCAGCTGCAAGCCTGGGGCGAGATGCTGTCCGCCGATATCGCCCCACTGACCGCCTGA
- a CDS encoding LysR family transcriptional regulator, with translation MISSHLSVVSLRDLMLVQAVRRHGSFNSAARAMHISPSGLSHQVQKVEQALGAPLFERGGRRIVPTAGGQRLLEQIDAVLAAAEHLQQVARAGEVAFGGELRLGVPASLGPYLLPHLIAPFPQHFAGTRLSLSEGKPRGLLRRLNEGELDAVLAPRVAPVSGVAMRPLFFEPWEVMFRADHALAGKRSVGIEQLEASDATLMTESHCEDVLGGGHVQDVSLESLAALVELRGGYALVPALAHDRLASMPNVVLAKLKGQAPGREIALYWREASPWHVDLQNFAVLLRKLAKQRPGLKLVDEAS, from the coding sequence ATGATCTCCTCCCACCTCTCGGTAGTCTCGCTCCGCGACCTGATGCTGGTGCAGGCCGTGCGCCGTCACGGCAGCTTCAACAGCGCCGCGCGAGCCATGCACATCAGCCCGTCGGGCCTCTCGCATCAGGTGCAGAAGGTGGAGCAGGCGCTGGGTGCACCGTTGTTCGAGCGCGGCGGTCGCCGCATTGTGCCGACGGCGGGTGGACAGCGACTACTCGAACAGATCGACGCCGTACTGGCTGCGGCTGAGCATCTACAACAGGTGGCGCGTGCGGGTGAGGTCGCCTTCGGTGGCGAGCTGCGGCTCGGTGTACCCGCATCGTTGGGTCCTTACCTGCTACCGCATCTGATTGCGCCGTTTCCCCAGCATTTCGCTGGTACGCGCCTCAGCCTGTCCGAAGGCAAGCCGCGTGGCCTGCTGCGCCGTTTGAACGAAGGCGAACTCGACGCCGTACTTGCGCCGCGTGTTGCCCCGGTCAGTGGCGTGGCGATGCGTCCGCTGTTCTTCGAACCCTGGGAAGTGATGTTCCGTGCCGATCACGCACTTGCCGGCAAGCGCAGCGTGGGCATCGAGCAGCTCGAGGCCAGCGACGCCACGCTGATGACCGAAAGCCACTGCGAAGACGTACTCGGCGGCGGCCACGTGCAGGATGTGAGTCTGGAAAGCCTGGCCGCGCTGGTGGAGCTGCGTGGCGGTTATGCGCTTGTGCCCGCACTGGCCCACGACCGTCTCGCCTCCATGCCCAACGTCGTGCTCGCCAAGCTCAAGGGGCAGGCGCCCGGACGCGAGATCGCTCTGTACTGGCGTGAAGCCTCGCCATGGCATGTCGACTTGCAGAACTTCGCGGTGTTGTTGCGCAAGCTCGCCAAGCAGAGGCCGGGGTTGAAGCTGGTGGACGAGGCGAGTTGA
- the folP gene encoding dihydropteroate synthase, protein MSLDLFAPVLDCNGRSLKLDRPRVVGILNVTPDSFSDGGSHASVDEAVAHGLRMVEEGADMLDIGGESTRPGAEDVPFEEELARVLPVIEQLAARTSVPLAIDTSKPEVMRAAVAAGAGMINDVYALRREGALDAAATLGVPVCLMHMLGEPRGMQDDPHYDDVVGDVHRFLTDRLFACELAGIDRRKVMVDPGFGFGKNLEHNLALLRALERFANLGSGVYVGMSRKSMIGAMTGRQVPADRVAGSVAAAVIAVQRGARMVRVHDVAATVDALAVWHAVQAGDKPARRDDKPSAPRWPDDE, encoded by the coding sequence ATGTCCCTTGATCTGTTTGCTCCCGTGCTTGATTGCAACGGTCGCTCGCTCAAACTCGACCGCCCGCGCGTGGTGGGCATCCTCAATGTCACGCCCGATTCGTTTTCCGACGGCGGCAGCCATGCGTCGGTCGACGAGGCCGTCGCGCACGGCCTGCGCATGGTGGAAGAGGGGGCGGACATGCTCGACATCGGCGGCGAGTCGACCCGGCCCGGTGCGGAGGATGTGCCCTTCGAGGAAGAACTCGCCCGTGTCCTGCCGGTGATCGAGCAATTGGCTGCGCGCACGAGCGTGCCGCTCGCCATCGATACGTCCAAGCCGGAGGTGATGCGTGCCGCCGTGGCCGCCGGCGCCGGCATGATCAACGATGTCTATGCACTGCGGCGCGAAGGCGCGCTGGATGCCGCCGCAACGCTTGGCGTGCCGGTGTGCCTCATGCATATGCTGGGCGAGCCTCGCGGCATGCAGGACGACCCGCACTACGATGATGTGGTCGGCGACGTGCACCGCTTCCTCACCGACCGGCTGTTCGCCTGCGAGCTGGCCGGCATCGATCGCCGCAAGGTCATGGTCGACCCTGGCTTCGGCTTCGGCAAGAACCTGGAACACAATCTCGCCCTGCTGCGCGCGCTGGAGCGCTTTGCGAATCTTGGCAGTGGCGTCTATGTCGGCATGTCGAGAAAATCCATGATCGGCGCGATGACCGGGCGGCAGGTGCCTGCCGACCGCGTGGCCGGGTCCGTCGCGGCTGCCGTCATCGCGGTGCAGCGCGGTGCCCGCATGGTTCGCGTTCATGATGTGGCGGCTACGGTCGACGCGTTGGCCGTGTGGCATGCCGTGCAGGCCGGTGACAAGCCGGCGCGCCGGGACGACAAACCTTCCGCGCCGCGCTGGCCGGACGACGAATAA